One genomic region from Paraburkholderia azotifigens encodes:
- a CDS encoding DUF748 domain-containing protein: MAMSKGSRVMAAVAGVIVLLVVLALGGLYFVQREVKARVVDALAPVGTADSIDVGFSAITLHRVRLTAPKDWPTPDALTADEITMTPDIRDLLAHRMHLHSVVVRGFSLALVRTASGRLEILPKLRQSMSQARHPSSEASAAVSDKPPLPAEKLIDHVAFADGQFVFYDEMISKPAYKVVVSDASASVDHIHLPDLTEPTSLSMKGAIKGPSHTGRVTFDGWMKIASKDSQTTTTLRGVDVVTLDPYLLKKAGAKAQVKGGTLDLNLQATVTSYHIHAPGTITLHHLQLAETDDPLDTFMQIPTRAAVAALKKHGDDITLHFTIDGNLRDPKFKLNESVMTELRANFAKALGVSAEGVAKGAGETVKGLGNALKNLLGQ; the protein is encoded by the coding sequence ATGGCAATGTCGAAAGGCAGCCGCGTGATGGCGGCCGTCGCGGGCGTAATCGTGCTGCTCGTCGTGCTCGCGCTGGGCGGCTTGTATTTCGTGCAACGCGAAGTGAAAGCACGCGTCGTCGACGCGCTCGCGCCCGTCGGCACGGCTGATTCGATCGACGTCGGTTTTTCGGCGATCACGCTGCATCGCGTGCGCCTGACGGCGCCCAAAGACTGGCCGACGCCCGACGCCCTCACCGCCGACGAAATCACGATGACGCCCGACATTCGCGACCTGCTCGCGCATCGCATGCATCTGCACAGCGTCGTGGTTCGCGGCTTCAGTCTCGCGCTCGTGCGCACGGCGAGCGGGAGGCTGGAGATTCTGCCGAAGCTGCGCCAGTCGATGAGCCAGGCCCGTCACCCTTCCAGCGAAGCGAGCGCCGCCGTTTCCGACAAGCCGCCTTTACCCGCCGAAAAACTCATCGACCACGTCGCGTTCGCCGACGGCCAGTTCGTCTTCTACGACGAGATGATCAGCAAACCGGCGTACAAGGTCGTGGTCAGCGACGCGAGCGCATCCGTCGACCACATCCATCTGCCCGACCTCACCGAGCCGACCAGCCTTTCGATGAAAGGCGCGATCAAGGGCCCGTCGCACACGGGCCGCGTGACGTTCGACGGCTGGATGAAGATCGCCAGCAAGGACTCGCAGACGACCACGACGCTGCGCGGCGTCGACGTCGTCACGCTCGATCCGTATCTGTTGAAAAAGGCCGGCGCGAAGGCTCAGGTGAAAGGCGGCACGCTCGATCTGAACCTGCAGGCCACCGTGACGAGCTATCACATCCATGCGCCCGGCACGATCACGCTGCATCATCTGCAACTGGCCGAAACGGACGATCCGCTCGATACGTTCATGCAGATTCCAACGCGCGCCGCCGTCGCCGCGCTCAAAAAACATGGCGACGACATCACACTGCACTTCACGATCGACGGCAATCTGCGCGATCCGAAGTTCAAGCTGAACGAGAGCGTGATGACGGAACTGCGCGCGAACTTCGCGAAGGCGCTCGGCGTCAGCGCCGAAGGCGTCGCGAAGGGCGCGGGCGAAACGGTGAAGGGATTGGGCAACGCGCTGAAGAATCTGCTCGGGCAATAA
- the ettA gene encoding energy-dependent translational throttle protein EttA, translating into MAQYVFTMNRVGKIVPPKRQILKEISLSFFPGAKIGLLGLNGSGKSTLIKIMAGVDKDIEGEATPMPNLNIGYLPQEPQLDPQKTVREAVEEGLGDVFQAQKKLDEIYAAYAEPDADFDALAAEQAKYEAILATSDGGSPEQQLEVAADALRLPPWEAKIENLSGGEKRRVALCKLLLEKPDMLLLDEPTNHLDAESVEWLEQFLTRFPGTVVAVTHDRYFLDNAAEWILELDRGHGIPWKGNYSSWLDQKEDRLKQEEASESARQKAIKKELEWVRQNPKGRQAKSKARIARFEELNSQEYQKRNETQEIFIPVGDRLGNEVVEFKNVSKSYGDRLLIDNLSFKIPAGAIVGIIGPNGAGKSTLFRMLTGKEQPDSGEIVQGPTVKLAYVDQSRDALDGTKTVFEAISGGADVLTVGKYETPSRAYIGRFNFKGGDQQKIVGNLSGGERGRLHLAKTLIAGGNMLLLDEPSNDLDVETLRALEDALLEFAGSVMVISHDRWFLDRIATHILAFEGDSQVTFFDGNYQEYEADKRARLGEEAARPKRLRYKPISR; encoded by the coding sequence ATGGCCCAATACGTCTTCACCATGAACCGGGTCGGCAAAATCGTGCCGCCCAAACGCCAGATTCTGAAAGAAATCTCGCTGTCGTTCTTTCCCGGCGCGAAGATCGGTCTGCTCGGCCTGAACGGCTCGGGTAAGTCCACGCTCATCAAGATCATGGCCGGCGTCGACAAGGACATCGAAGGCGAAGCCACGCCGATGCCGAACCTCAACATCGGCTATCTGCCGCAAGAACCTCAGCTCGATCCGCAGAAAACCGTCCGCGAAGCCGTCGAAGAAGGCCTCGGCGACGTGTTCCAGGCGCAGAAGAAGCTCGACGAAATCTATGCCGCGTACGCCGAGCCGGACGCCGACTTCGACGCCCTCGCCGCCGAACAGGCGAAGTACGAAGCGATTCTCGCGACATCGGATGGCGGCAGCCCCGAACAGCAACTCGAAGTCGCCGCCGACGCGCTGCGCCTGCCGCCATGGGAGGCGAAGATCGAAAATCTGTCGGGCGGCGAAAAGCGCCGCGTCGCGCTGTGCAAGCTGCTGCTCGAAAAGCCCGACATGCTGCTGCTCGACGAACCGACCAACCACCTCGACGCCGAGTCCGTCGAATGGCTGGAGCAGTTCCTCACGCGCTTCCCCGGCACCGTCGTCGCCGTCACTCACGACCGCTACTTCCTCGATAACGCCGCCGAGTGGATTCTCGAACTCGACCGCGGCCACGGCATTCCGTGGAAGGGCAACTACAGCAGCTGGCTCGACCAGAAGGAAGACCGCCTGAAGCAGGAAGAAGCGTCGGAATCCGCGCGTCAGAAGGCGATCAAGAAGGAACTGGAGTGGGTTCGCCAGAATCCGAAGGGCCGTCAGGCGAAGTCGAAGGCGCGTATCGCGCGTTTCGAAGAACTCAACAGCCAGGAATACCAGAAGCGCAACGAAACGCAGGAAATCTTCATCCCCGTCGGCGACCGCCTCGGCAATGAAGTGGTCGAGTTCAAGAACGTCAGCAAGTCGTACGGCGACCGCCTGCTGATCGACAACCTGAGTTTCAAGATTCCGGCGGGCGCGATCGTCGGCATCATCGGGCCGAACGGCGCCGGCAAATCGACGCTCTTCCGCATGCTGACGGGCAAGGAACAGCCGGATTCGGGCGAAATCGTCCAGGGTCCGACCGTCAAGCTCGCGTATGTCGACCAGAGCCGCGACGCGCTCGACGGCACGAAGACCGTGTTCGAAGCAATCTCCGGCGGCGCGGACGTGCTGACGGTCGGCAAGTACGAGACGCCGTCGCGCGCGTACATCGGCCGCTTCAACTTCAAGGGCGGCGACCAGCAGAAGATCGTCGGCAATCTGTCGGGCGGCGAGCGGGGCCGTCTGCATCTGGCTAAGACGCTGATCGCCGGCGGCAACATGCTGCTGCTCGACGAACCGTCGAACGACCTCGACGTCGAAACGCTGCGTGCACTCGAAGACGCGCTGCTCGAATTCGCCGGTTCGGTCATGGTGATTTCGCACGACCGCTGGTTCCTCGACCGTATCGCGACGCACATCCTCGCGTTCGAAGGTGATTCGCAAGTGACGTTCTTCGACGGCAACTACCAGGAATACGAAGCGGACAAGCGCGCGCGCCTCGGCGAAGAAGCGGCGCGTCCGAAACGTCTGCGCTACAAGCCGATCAGCCGTTAA
- a CDS encoding IS5 family transposase, translating into MTQLGLGLDLSTKRTRKREFLDEMTRVVPWQKLIALIEPHYPKGKTGRPPFPVATMLRIHFMQQWFSLSDPAMEEALHDIPLYREFALLGTGMTRLPDESTILRFRHLLEAHELSARMLATVNEILQAKGLMLKVGSAVDATLISAPSSTKKAGTRDPEMSQTQKGGSWYFGMKAHIGVDVESGLVHTVKCTPANVHDVTVAHELLHGDEQVAFADAGYVGIEKRGETGAVQWHVAMRPSKRRKLDKSKRLDRIYEKVERLKAGVRAKVEHPFRVLKCQFGYLKARYRGLAKNTAQIETQFALINLWLARGVLGKAK; encoded by the coding sequence ATGACACAACTTGGTCTTGGTCTGGATCTGTCGACGAAGCGCACCCGCAAGCGCGAGTTTCTCGATGAGATGACGCGTGTGGTGCCGTGGCAGAAGCTGATTGCGCTCATCGAACCGCACTATCCGAAAGGCAAGACCGGCCGCCCACCGTTCCCAGTCGCAACGATGTTGCGCATTCACTTCATGCAGCAATGGTTCAGCCTCTCGGACCCGGCGATGGAGGAGGCGCTGCACGACATCCCGCTGTATCGGGAGTTTGCGCTGCTGGGCACGGGTATGACGCGGCTGCCTGACGAGAGCACGATCCTGCGATTCCGGCACCTGCTTGAGGCCCATGAGCTGTCAGCCAGAATGCTGGCGACGGTCAACGAGATCCTGCAGGCGAAGGGCCTGATGCTCAAGGTAGGCTCGGCGGTCGACGCGACGCTGATTTCGGCACCCAGTTCGACGAAGAAAGCCGGCACGCGAGACCCCGAGATGAGCCAGACGCAAAAGGGCGGTAGCTGGTACTTCGGTATGAAGGCGCACATCGGAGTCGATGTGGAGTCGGGGCTGGTGCATACCGTGAAGTGCACGCCGGCGAATGTTCACGACGTCACGGTGGCGCATGAACTGTTGCACGGCGACGAGCAGGTTGCGTTTGCCGATGCGGGCTACGTGGGCATCGAGAAGCGGGGCGAAACGGGGGCGGTCCAGTGGCACGTGGCGATGAGGCCGAGCAAGCGAAGAAAGCTGGACAAAAGCAAGCGGCTCGACAGAATCTACGAGAAAGTCGAGCGGCTCAAGGCGGGCGTGCGGGCGAAGGTTGAGCACCCGTTTCGGGTGCTCAAATGTCAGTTCGGCTATCTGAAGGCGCGGTATCGGGGACTGGCGAAAAACACGGCGCAGATCGAAACGCAGTTCGCGCTGATCAATCTCTGGTTGGCTCGCGGGGTGCTCGGTAAAGCGAAATGA
- a CDS encoding sn-glycerol-3-phosphate import ATP-binding protein UgpC: MSALTLKGVKKSYDGKQNVLHGINADVEDGEFVVMVGPSGCGKSTLLRMVAGLEAITEGEISIDGKVVNDLEPKDRNIAMVFQNYALYPHMTVAENMGYALKIAGLPKSKIESRVSTAAKILELEPLLARKPRELSGGQRQRVAMGRAIVREPAVFLFDEPLSNLDARLRVQMRLEIQRLHGRLKTTSLYVTHDQIEAMTLAQRVIVMNRGHAEQIGAPTEVYERPATTFVAGFIGSPGMNLLSGWVAEDGSAFEVAGEGPKLPISGAAGLDRDVTAGRPCVLGIRPEHMTPGLASDASSATLAVDSCELLGADNLAHGRWGKHDVTVRLPHGHRPLAGERLSVALPAGQLHFFDEETGRRLN; this comes from the coding sequence ATGTCTGCACTGACGCTCAAGGGCGTGAAGAAATCGTACGACGGCAAGCAGAACGTCCTGCACGGCATCAACGCGGATGTCGAGGATGGCGAGTTCGTCGTGATGGTCGGGCCATCGGGCTGCGGCAAGTCGACGTTGCTGCGGATGGTCGCGGGACTCGAAGCGATCACGGAAGGCGAGATTTCGATCGACGGCAAGGTCGTCAACGATCTCGAGCCGAAGGACCGCAACATCGCGATGGTGTTCCAGAACTACGCGCTGTATCCGCATATGACGGTCGCGGAGAACATGGGCTATGCGCTGAAGATCGCGGGGCTGCCGAAATCGAAGATCGAATCGCGCGTGTCGACTGCGGCGAAGATTCTCGAACTCGAACCGTTGCTGGCGAGAAAGCCGCGTGAATTGTCGGGTGGACAGCGGCAGCGTGTCGCGATGGGGCGCGCGATCGTGCGCGAGCCCGCTGTGTTTCTGTTCGACGAGCCGCTGTCGAATCTCGATGCACGTCTGCGGGTGCAGATGCGGCTCGAGATCCAGCGTCTGCATGGGCGGCTCAAGACGACGAGTCTGTACGTGACGCACGATCAGATCGAAGCGATGACGCTTGCGCAGCGCGTGATCGTGATGAATCGGGGGCATGCGGAGCAGATCGGTGCGCCGACCGAGGTTTATGAGCGGCCTGCTACCACGTTTGTGGCTGGGTTTATTGGCTCGCCGGGGATGAATCTGTTGAGTGGGTGGGTGGCCGAGGATGGCTCCGCCTTTGAAGTTGCGGGAGAAGGTCCGAAGCTGCCGATTTCTGGCGCGGCAGGGCTCGACCGCGACGTTACGGCTGGGCGGCCGTGTGTGCTCGGCATCCGGCCAGAGCATATGACGCCGGGGTTGGCGTCCGATGCGTCATCCGCGACGCTTGCCGTCGATTCTTGCGAGTTGCTCGGCGCGGATAATCTCGCGCATGGGCGCTGGGGTAAGCATGATGTGACTGTGCGGTTGCCGCATGGGCATCGGCCGCTGGCGGGTGAACGGCTTTCTGTTGCTTTGCCTGCGGGGCAGCTTCATTTCTTTGATGAGGAGACGGGGCGGCGGTTGAATTGA
- the ugpE gene encoding sn-glycerol-3-phosphate ABC transporter permease UgpE: MIENRRGFDIFCHAVLIVGVLLVVFPVYVAFCAATMNEHEVFSVPLSLVPSTHLFENIASIWTHGTGNAASPFGTMLLNSLVMALVIAIGKIAVSIISAFAIVFFRFPGRNVAFWLIFITLMLPVEVRIFPTVQVVSSMHLSNTYAGLTLPLIASATATFLFRQFFLTLPDELMEAARIDGAGPLRFFWDVVLPLSKTNLAALFVITFIYGWNQYLWPILITNQQSLTTAVVGIKSMIASGDTATEWHLVMAATLLAMLPPLVVVLAMQRWFVRGLVDAEK; encoded by the coding sequence ATGATCGAGAATCGCCGCGGCTTCGATATCTTCTGCCACGCCGTGCTGATAGTCGGTGTGCTGCTGGTCGTGTTTCCCGTCTACGTCGCGTTCTGCGCGGCAACGATGAACGAGCACGAAGTGTTCAGCGTGCCGCTGTCGCTCGTGCCGAGCACGCATCTGTTCGAAAACATCGCGAGCATCTGGACGCACGGCACGGGCAACGCCGCCAGCCCGTTCGGCACGATGCTGCTCAACAGCCTCGTGATGGCGCTCGTGATCGCAATCGGCAAGATCGCCGTGTCGATCATCTCGGCGTTCGCGATCGTGTTCTTCCGCTTTCCCGGCCGCAACGTCGCGTTCTGGCTGATCTTCATCACGCTGATGCTGCCCGTCGAAGTGCGCATCTTTCCGACGGTGCAGGTCGTGTCGTCGATGCATCTGAGCAACACGTACGCCGGCCTCACGCTGCCGCTGATCGCGTCGGCGACGGCGACGTTCCTGTTCCGCCAGTTCTTTCTCACGCTGCCCGACGAACTGATGGAAGCAGCGCGCATCGACGGTGCAGGGCCGCTGCGTTTCTTCTGGGACGTCGTGTTGCCGCTGTCGAAGACGAACCTCGCGGCGCTCTTCGTGATCACGTTTATCTACGGCTGGAATCAGTATCTGTGGCCGATCCTGATCACGAACCAGCAATCGCTGACGACGGCCGTGGTCGGCATCAAGAGCATGATCGCATCCGGCGACACCGCAACCGAATGGCATCTCGTGATGGCGGCGACGCTGCTCGCGATGCTGCCACCGCTCGTCGTCGTGCTGGCAATGCAGCGCTGGTTCGTGCGCGGTCTCGTTGATGCCGAGAAGTAA
- the ugpA gene encoding sn-glycerol-3-phosphate ABC transporter permease UgpA, giving the protein MDKRSRFGTSFLPYLLVAPQLVITLLFFLLPAGEALWQSTQTQDAFGTSSEFVGLSNFRQLFADPLYLSSFETTLIFCALVTVCGLVISLLLAACADRVTRGAKAYQTLLIWPYAVAPAIAAVLWSFLFNPSIGLVTYSLGKAGIVWNHALNPGQAMFLVVLASIWKQVSYNFLFFYAGLQAIPRSLIEAAAIDGAGPVRRFFGIALPLLSPTTFFLLVVNLVYAFFDTFPIIDAATGGGPAQATRTLIYKIFAEGFQGLDIGSSGAQSVVLMLIVVGLTVVQFRFIERRVQYS; this is encoded by the coding sequence ATGGACAAGCGCTCCCGCTTCGGCACCAGCTTCCTGCCCTATCTGCTCGTCGCGCCGCAACTCGTCATCACGTTGCTGTTCTTTCTGCTGCCTGCGGGCGAGGCGCTCTGGCAATCGACGCAGACGCAGGACGCATTCGGCACGTCGAGCGAATTCGTAGGCTTGAGCAACTTCAGGCAGCTTTTCGCCGATCCGCTATATCTCTCGTCGTTCGAAACGACGCTAATCTTCTGTGCGCTCGTCACCGTGTGCGGCCTCGTGATTTCGCTGCTGCTCGCCGCGTGCGCCGATCGCGTGACACGCGGCGCGAAGGCCTATCAGACCCTGCTGATCTGGCCGTATGCGGTGGCGCCCGCGATTGCCGCCGTGCTCTGGTCGTTCCTGTTCAATCCGAGCATCGGCCTCGTCACATACTCGCTCGGCAAGGCGGGCATCGTCTGGAATCACGCGTTGAATCCGGGACAGGCGATGTTCCTCGTCGTGCTCGCCTCGATCTGGAAACAGGTCAGCTACAACTTCCTGTTCTTCTATGCTGGCTTGCAGGCGATTCCGCGCTCGCTGATCGAAGCGGCCGCGATCGACGGCGCGGGCCCCGTGCGGCGCTTCTTCGGCATTGCGCTGCCGCTGCTGTCGCCGACGACGTTCTTTCTGCTCGTCGTCAATCTCGTCTACGCGTTCTTCGACACCTTCCCGATCATCGATGCGGCAACGGGCGGCGGCCCTGCTCAGGCGACGCGCACGCTGATCTACAAGATCTTCGCCGAAGGATTCCAGGGGCTCGACATCGGCAGTTCGGGCGCGCAGTCGGTCGTGCTGATGCTGATCGTCGTCGGGCTGACCGTCGTGCAGTTCCGTTTCATCGAGCGGAGGGTTCAATACTCATGA
- the ugpB gene encoding sn-glycerol-3-phosphate ABC transporter substrate-binding protein UgpB encodes MHCKPFIRSLSVAAVLGLGVYQSAQAATEIQFWHAMEAALGERLNTIANDFNASQSDYKIVPVFKGTYDQTLAAGIAAYRSGNAPAILQVYEVGTATMMQAKKAVLPVSDVFKQAGMTLDDKAFVPTIASYYSDSKTGHLISMPFNSSTPVLYYNKDAFKKAGLDPNSPPRTWAELEQDAQKLKAAGMSCGYSSGWQSWIQLENYSAWHGAPFATENNGFDGADAKLEFNKPLQIAHITFLQKMAKEGTFTYAGRKDEPVSKFYSGDCGIITNSSGSLATIRKYAKFNFGTGMMPYDANVKGAPQNAIIGGASLWVLSGKDPAVYKGVAKFLAYLSSPPVAAKWHQDTGYLPVTTAAYELTQQQGFYEKNPGSDTAIKQMLNKPPLPYTKGLRLGNMPQIRTIIDEELEQVWADKKTPKDALDSSVSRGDELLRRFEKAGS; translated from the coding sequence ATGCATTGCAAGCCGTTCATCCGTTCGCTATCCGTCGCTGCCGTACTTGGCCTCGGCGTATATCAAAGCGCGCAGGCCGCCACTGAAATCCAGTTCTGGCACGCGATGGAAGCCGCGCTCGGCGAGCGCCTGAATACGATCGCCAACGACTTCAATGCATCGCAGAGCGATTACAAGATCGTCCCCGTCTTCAAGGGCACCTACGACCAGACGCTGGCGGCCGGCATCGCCGCGTATCGCAGCGGCAACGCGCCCGCGATCCTGCAGGTCTACGAAGTGGGCACGGCAACGATGATGCAGGCGAAGAAGGCTGTCCTTCCCGTCTCGGACGTGTTCAAGCAGGCAGGCATGACGCTCGACGACAAGGCGTTCGTGCCGACCATCGCCAGCTATTACAGCGACTCGAAGACGGGCCATCTGATTTCGATGCCGTTCAACAGTTCGACGCCCGTCCTCTACTACAACAAGGACGCGTTCAAGAAAGCCGGCCTCGATCCGAACTCGCCGCCCAGGACCTGGGCCGAACTCGAACAGGACGCGCAGAAGCTGAAGGCTGCCGGGATGTCGTGCGGTTATTCGTCGGGCTGGCAAAGCTGGATTCAGCTCGAAAACTACAGCGCGTGGCACGGCGCGCCGTTCGCGACGGAGAACAACGGATTCGACGGCGCCGACGCGAAGCTCGAATTCAACAAGCCGCTGCAGATCGCGCACATCACCTTCCTGCAGAAGATGGCGAAGGAAGGCACGTTCACCTATGCAGGCCGCAAGGACGAACCGGTCTCGAAGTTCTATAGCGGCGACTGCGGCATCATCACGAATTCGTCGGGCTCGCTCGCGACGATCCGCAAGTACGCGAAGTTCAACTTCGGCACGGGCATGATGCCGTACGACGCGAACGTGAAGGGCGCGCCGCAGAATGCGATCATCGGCGGCGCGAGCCTGTGGGTGTTGTCGGGCAAGGATCCCGCCGTCTATAAAGGCGTCGCGAAGTTCCTTGCGTATCTGAGCTCGCCGCCCGTCGCCGCGAAGTGGCACCAGGACACGGGCTATCTGCCCGTCACCACGGCCGCCTATGAATTGACGCAGCAGCAAGGCTTCTACGAGAAGAATCCGGGCAGTGACACTGCTATCAAGCAGATGCTCAACAAGCCGCCTCTGCCGTACACGAAGGGCCTGCGTCTGGGCAACATGCCGCAGATCCGCACGATCATCGACGAAGAACTCGAACAGGTCTGGGCCGACAAGAAGACGCCGAAAGACGCGCTCGATTCGTCGGTGTCGCGCGGCGACGAACTGCTGCGCCGCTTCGAGAAAGCGGGCAGCTAA
- a CDS encoding IS4 family transposase, with product MLSSHLTFLLEAQQPADMSRLAEHLPYEWIERAVQATGAASIRRRRLPAEQVVWLVIALAMYRHWSISEVLDGLDLALPNQAAPFVSKSAAAQARQRIGEAPMAWLFEQTARAWTTQDAAHHAFKGLSLWAMDGTTLRTPDSPANREHFGAQGYASGKVASYPQVRAVTLTAIPTHLVAGINFGRYDTNEMVYAKSLLPQIPEDSLTVFDKGFLAAEILCGLTMNARNRHFLIPAKANTCWEVISGTADDATVRMRVSPQARKKCPALPEFWNARAIRTIDARGRERVLLTSLGDRRRFKPADIVACYERRWQIETSYGELKQSMLGSELTLRSRTVEGVYQEIWGALIAYNLVRREIACAAWEAKLAPTDISFVRALHTIQHEMMWAAVTPAYAKLPACLQRLRERLKSLPNEKRPGRACDRVVKSRPSRYTVRYLRKDLN from the coding sequence ATGCTCTCCAGTCACCTGACCTTCCTGCTCGAAGCGCAACAGCCGGCCGACATGAGCCGGCTGGCTGAGCATCTGCCCTACGAGTGGATCGAGCGCGCGGTGCAGGCCACAGGCGCAGCGAGTATCCGGCGCCGGCGCCTGCCTGCTGAGCAGGTGGTCTGGCTGGTGATCGCACTGGCAATGTACCGTCACTGGTCGATCAGTGAGGTGCTCGACGGTCTCGATCTGGCCTTGCCCAACCAGGCCGCGCCGTTTGTCAGCAAGAGCGCGGCGGCGCAGGCACGCCAACGCATCGGCGAGGCACCGATGGCGTGGCTGTTTGAGCAGACAGCACGGGCCTGGACGACTCAGGACGCGGCTCATCATGCGTTCAAGGGGTTAAGTCTATGGGCGATGGACGGCACCACGCTACGCACGCCCGACAGCCCGGCCAACCGTGAGCACTTTGGTGCGCAGGGTTATGCCAGTGGCAAGGTGGCCAGTTATCCGCAGGTGCGCGCCGTGACGCTCACCGCGATTCCGACCCATCTGGTCGCGGGTATCAATTTCGGTCGCTACGACACCAACGAAATGGTGTACGCCAAAAGCCTGCTGCCGCAGATCCCGGAAGACTCGCTGACGGTGTTCGACAAGGGCTTTCTGGCTGCAGAAATCCTGTGTGGCCTGACGATGAACGCGCGCAATCGCCACTTCCTGATTCCAGCCAAAGCCAATACCTGTTGGGAAGTCATCTCCGGTACCGCTGACGATGCGACGGTGCGCATGCGCGTCTCGCCGCAGGCCCGCAAGAAGTGTCCGGCTTTGCCCGAATTCTGGAATGCGCGGGCGATCCGGACCATCGACGCGCGCGGACGTGAGCGCGTGCTGCTGACTTCGCTGGGGGATCGCCGACGCTTCAAACCTGCCGATATCGTTGCCTGCTACGAGCGCCGCTGGCAGATCGAAACCAGTTACGGAGAACTCAAGCAATCGATGCTGGGTTCGGAGTTGACCTTGCGCAGCCGCACCGTCGAAGGGGTGTATCAGGAGATCTGGGGCGCGTTGATCGCCTACAACCTGGTTCGCCGCGAGATCGCCTGCGCCGCATGGGAAGCGAAACTCGCGCCGACCGATATCAGCTTCGTGCGAGCCCTCCATACGATCCAGCACGAAATGATGTGGGCTGCCGTCACCCCGGCCTACGCAAAACTGCCCGCCTGTCTGCAGCGTCTACGCGAACGGCTCAAGTCCCTGCCCAATGAAAAACGACCCGGCCGCGCATGCGACCGGGTCGTCAAATCCCGCCCTTCACGTTACACCGTTCGGTACCTTAGAAAAGACCTTAACTGA
- a CDS encoding site-specific integrase, translating into MDRALQRHTGIIELTRLRWKSCRKSAVGVQAEKQNLNDTFELGHMLQDVCDSLPKSAVLSAKLPFEIRLRSGKWFVAGSPVRISTDSDAVPGIGNREFLANLRIEAELMMFIGQTAMNATQACRLTLRRFSYVSHNDSYEVSEYKGRGSRTVLFEIFKEYKSHFERFLEWRRALFPNSTLLFPFIRYGSRPGSSCDMARIRAICAELNLTFVGPRLLRNTRVNWMLRRTGDPDVTAETSQHTKKTLLRNYHQPSLQRTMSESTKFWVVMDAHLTKKESVAPGECTGTPKEEASIAKQAPKPNCGRKSGCLWCVDHRDIDSFDYVWALASFCQMKLYELTKVDMRKLAEDAPPAQLAVDRIQEKLSWFKEASEERREWVTEARARIAEGWYHPDFEAELAALEGVL; encoded by the coding sequence TTGGACCGCGCACTCCAACGACACACTGGAATAATTGAGCTGACCCGCCTTAGATGGAAGAGCTGCCGAAAATCAGCGGTCGGTGTTCAAGCGGAAAAACAGAATCTTAACGATACATTTGAGCTGGGACACATGCTGCAAGATGTATGCGACAGCCTTCCTAAAAGCGCTGTCCTCAGCGCAAAACTGCCCTTTGAAATTAGATTGCGAAGCGGCAAGTGGTTCGTTGCAGGCAGCCCTGTACGAATATCAACCGATAGTGATGCGGTTCCGGGTATCGGCAACCGGGAATTCCTAGCGAACCTAAGAATTGAAGCCGAGCTGATGATGTTTATCGGACAGACTGCTATGAATGCGACGCAAGCTTGCCGCCTAACATTGCGACGCTTTTCCTACGTAAGCCACAACGATAGCTATGAGGTCAGCGAATATAAGGGCCGGGGGAGCCGCACAGTGTTGTTTGAGATATTCAAGGAATATAAATCTCACTTCGAGCGATTTCTCGAATGGCGCCGAGCCCTTTTCCCTAATTCCACTCTGTTGTTTCCTTTCATTCGATATGGAAGCCGGCCCGGCTCTAGTTGCGACATGGCAAGAATTCGCGCGATTTGTGCCGAGTTGAATCTCACCTTTGTCGGCCCTCGACTTTTGCGAAACACAAGAGTGAATTGGATGTTACGCAGAACCGGCGACCCAGATGTTACAGCTGAAACGAGTCAACATACCAAGAAGACTCTGCTCCGTAACTATCATCAGCCAAGCCTACAACGCACGATGTCCGAATCCACAAAATTTTGGGTGGTCATGGACGCGCATTTGACCAAGAAAGAGTCGGTTGCTCCTGGAGAATGCACCGGCACTCCGAAAGAAGAAGCATCGATTGCGAAACAAGCCCCAAAACCGAACTGCGGGAGAAAATCCGGATGCTTATGGTGTGTGGACCATCGCGACATCGACTCGTTTGACTATGTTTGGGCACTTGCGTCTTTTTGTCAAATGAAGCTCTACGAACTCACGAAGGTTGATATGCGGAAGCTCGCCGAAGACGCGCCTCCAGCACAACTGGCGGTTGACCGGATTCAGGAGAAACTGAGTTGGTTTAAAGAAGCGAGCGAGGAGCGCCGGGAATGGGTCACAGAAGCGCGAGCGCGTATTGCCGAAGGTTGGTACCACCCTGACTTCGAAGCGGAGCTTGCCGCACTAGAGGGAGTGCTATGA